In the Anastrepha obliqua isolate idAnaObli1 chromosome 1, idAnaObli1_1.0, whole genome shotgun sequence genome, one interval contains:
- the LOC129235533 gene encoding programmed cell death protein 10 — translation MTMGGDTPTSSLIFPVLLRPIFAKLERRDVGAAQSLRSAIMKCEQNNPGLCYDLVTAIIRRAELNVNLNEAVLRLQGNIAEADLSEYRLTRTEEPFQELNRKSVALKVILSRIPDEITDRKAFLETIKEIASAIKKLLDVVNEIGSFIPGVTGKQAVEQRKKEFVKYSKKFSTTLKEYFKEGQSNAVFISALYLIRQTNQIMLTVKSKCE, via the exons ATGACAATGGGTGGTGATACACCAACATCTTCACTGATTTTTCCAGTATTATTGAGACCGATTTTTGCCAAG TTGGAACGCCGAGATGTGGGCGCAGCACAGTCATTGCGTTCGGCCATAATGAAATGTGAACAAAATAATCCAGGGCTTTGCTATGACCTCGTGACGGCGATCATTCGTCGCGCAGAGTTGAATGTTAATCTAAACGAGGCAGTACTCCGTTTGCAAGGCAATATTGCGGAGGCGGATC TGAGTGAATACCGTCTTACTCGGACCGAAGAACCATTCCAAGAGCTGAATCGCAAATCTGTTGCGCTAAAAGTAATACTCAGTCGCATACCCGATGAGATCACAGATCGCAAAGCCTTCTTAGAGACCATAAA AGAAATAGCCAGCGCCATAAAAAAACTATTGGATGTGGTCAATGAAATTGGATCTTTTATACCTGGTGTAACAGGCAAACAAGCTGTCGAGCAGCGTAAAAAGGAATTTGTAAAATACTCCAAAAAGTTCAGCACCACGCTAAAGGAATATTTTAAAGAGGGACA atCGAATGCAGTATTCATAAGTGCACTTTATCTGATACGACAAACTAATCAAATAATGCTGACTGTAAAAAGCAAATGCGAGTAG
- the LOC129249977 gene encoding beta-1,4-galactosyltransferase 1 yields MILKIYQTNYHVADLAPRIALFLLIFYWIMPWRFASHYDFLNRNEIVNELVEQVTSNISMQRMAPCDYSDILADNANTYRPQYRDHVLRGEEILQGGEYFPEECSARYSTAIIVPYRKREEQLHAFLIYMHNYLRQQRIHYRIFLVEQYDQKPFNRAKLFNIGSIIAAELEFPCLILHDVDLLPMNLGQLYACTQKPRHMCSALDIFRFTLPYRGLFGGVVAIRTQQYRFINGMSNMFEGWGGEDDDFFNRLYSHKIDICRFEPTYSKYTMIRHKPEKKNEDRLELLRNGYKRFLTDGLNSLVYKEKERRMHSLFTHILVET; encoded by the coding sequence atgattttaaaaatatatcaaacaaATTATCATGTTGCAGATTTGGCTCCGCGTATCGCTTTATTTCTACTGATATTTTATTGGATTATGCCATGGCGCTTTGCTTCAcattatgattttttaaatcgaaatgaaatAGTTAATGAACTCGTTGAACAAGTCACTAGTAACATCTCCATGCAACGTATGGCACCATGTGACTACAGTGATATTTTAGCAGATAATGCGAACACATATCGCCCGCAGTATCGTGATCACGTTTTGAGGGGAGAAGAAATACTACAGGGAGGTGAATATTTTCCAGAGGAGTGCAGCGCACGCTATAGCACTGCTATCATTGTGCCTTACCGTAAGCGTGAGGAGCAACTGCATGCTTTTCTTATCTATATGCACAATTATCTTCGACAACAACGGATCCACTACCGTATTTTCTTAGTTGAGCAATACGATCAGAAACCTTTTAATCGCGCCAAACTATTCAATATAGGTTCTATAATTGCGGCAGAACTTGAATTTCCTTGCTTAATATTGCACGATGTCGATTTGCTCCCAATGAACCTAGGTCAACTATACGCTTGTACGCAGAAACCCCGTCATATGTGTTCCGCTTTGGATATTTTCCGTTTCACATTGCCATACCGTGGACTATTTGGAGGTGTTGTGGCTATACGAACGCAACAGTATCGGTTTATTAATGGTATGTCGAATATGTTCGAAGGCTGGGGAGGAGAGGATGATGATTTCTTCAATAGATTGTATTCGCATAAAATTGATATTTGTCGCTTTGAACCAACCTACAGCAAATATACGATGATACGACATAAGCCGGAGAAGAAGAACGAAGATCGCCTAGAGTTGCTAAggaatggatataaacgcttTTTAACTGATGGACTGAATTCGTTAGTGTACAAAGAGAAAGAACGTCGTATGCATAGCCTATTTACACATATTCTGGTCGAAACATGA
- the LOC129249968 gene encoding serine protease snake-like — protein MQQFKNILPAVVFILLLFESKWTFVKGQAEPTLEVKKCAEVKRRLFEEVQTFSAFIHGAEELSFTVDNCKPYAPLIVGGSPASPKEFPHIARLGHEEKDRPTEWFCGGTLISEKYVLTAAHCFTSSRGQVNVVRLGELDFDRESDDARPEDFRVRRYVEHKDYNSGTIYNDIGLVELERAVHFDAYKHPACLPTTSGDEFEKLVAIGWGSTRFADADSTKLLKVTLERFSFDRCQRLTESADVEQLPRGVENRLQICAGSNETKDTCSGDSGGPLLAYHPDYPCMYTIIGITSFGIGCGTPDQPGIYTRVYNFIDWIRNSVWEQ, from the exons ATGCagcagttcaaaaatattttgccggcagtagtatttattttactccTATTTGAAAGTAAGTGGACTTTCGTTAAAGGGCAAGCGGAACCAACActtgaagtaaaaa AATGTGCTGAGGTGAAGCGGCGCTTATTCGAAGAGGTACAAACTTTTAGCGCCTTCATACATGGGGCCGAAGAATTAAGTTTTACGGTAGATAATTGTAAGCCGTATGCACCGCTTATTGTTGGTGGAAGCCCAGCAAGCCCAAAGGAATTTCCACACATCGCGCGTTTGGGTCACGAGGAGAAAGATAGGCCGACAGAGTGGTTTTGTGGTGGCACGTTAATAAGTGAGAAATATGTTTTGACTGCAGCGCACTGCTTCACGTCGAGTCG cGGTCAAGTGAACGTGGTTCGCTTAGGTGAATTGGATTTTGATAGAGAGTCTGATGACGCACGGCCAGAAGATTTCAGGGTTCGACGCTACGTTGAGCATAAAGATTACAACAGTGGAACAATTTACAATGATATAGGCCTCGTAGAACTGGAGCGTGCTGTTCATTTCGATGCGTATAAGCATCCTGCTTGTTTGCCCACCACTTCAGGTGATGAGTTTGAAAAATTAGTCGCGATAGGATGGGGAAGTACACGCTTCGCCGATGCTGATTCAACAAAGCTTTTAAAAGTGACGCTCGAACGTTTCAGCTTCGATCGTTGCCAACGTCTTACAGAATCAGCAGATGTAGAGCAGCTGCCGAGAGGTGTGGAAAATCGTTTGCAAATATGTGCTGGATCCAATGAGACAAAAGACACTTGCAGTGGTGATTCAGGAGGTCCATTATTGGCATATCACCCAGACTATCCGTGTATGTACACGATAATTGGTATTACATCATTTGGTATCGGTTGTGGTACGCCTGATCAACCGGGCATCTACACGCGTGTATATAACTTTATTGATTGGATTCGAAACTCTGTTTGGGAGCAGTAg
- the LOC129253011 gene encoding NAD-dependent protein deacetylase Sirt7 produces MANMKVELNLEAHKPMQNPRVTVAFDNKRTDVEQVNENGTQTGTYITRAKMNPAKSDNEKRRRKDVMRKISNIFKKCESLLTAEDRQLCEKNPDIVKQIKKRKERVEIYKDRIVEKEDEPHVIEAKVEELAAIISQSKHLICYTGAGISTSALIPDYRGSKGIWTLLQKGEDIGEHDLSAANPTYTHMALYELHRRRLLRYVVSQNCDGLHLRSGLPRASLSEIHGNMYMEVCKHCKSGPAVYWRLFDTTEITARYCHKTNRLCHHCSEPLYDTIVHFGERGNLKWPLNWAGACHHAEKADVILCLGSSLKVLKKYTWLWQMDRPAKQRAKICIVNLQWTPKDSIAAIKINGKCDRVMEMLMRALNITVPIYTKEKDPIFSHASLLMPEELHTLTQPLLKRGGEDVDKDTETAEDEHDTCTSATEETLDSIMSGDSGADLPIGKGPRIRTPLKNSTRIKTNLELKYKIPRMEIASEAQSCEDDGRSERSDNSFKEVTRKGVRNETKIKSEQRVDKPNADGIRISIKEECGPYTNISGQVEQMDITESHCANMPEEKRLKVECIKEEEMQKTYSELKWENTKTEAIATSPIKAESNNYTLKTFSDLNLPLTASVDTVTTIESKIKLEMISNDYIATMPSMESTPIQPRAKIVLSSNLPSENIPSNTNDCKDVLTNLNSLKTEIDEVKIENIVEIKSEIPIGMPALVPIRQTLLSTQKTPNAEVKPKVDQNDTFNSDSHRTLEAIDNVVNSDEDESSCENVVAQMDILKLAKKRTMNGSNNGAQRYWLLRKLPCWYDVKYAYSGLHSIVYPPPADLNIWNYQVIPIFSMNRAAAECEFCFDNYAEFECQFYRKWHLNERKHKKRARNGRFVVCECCSYSDQDDDDYDENISLAHIAAAETAKRQMQLSNTFPRKLARTQAGWYGKGYRKARRRK; encoded by the exons ATGGCGAATATGAAGGTGGAGCTCAATTTGGAGGCACATAAACCGATGCAAAATCCTCGAGTAACTGTAGCTTTCGATAATAAGCGTACGGATGTAGAGCAAGTAAATGAAAATGGGACACAAACGGGAACATATATAACAAGGGCCAAAATGAATCCTGCCAAGAGTGATAATGAAAAGCGAAGACGCAAAGACGTAATGCGAAAG atatcgaACATCTTCAAAAAATGCGAATCATTGCTGACAGCAGAAGATCGGCAATTGTGTGAAAAAAACCCGGATATTGTTAAGCAAATAAAGAAACGCAAAGAACGAGTTGAAATTTACAAGGACCGCATCGTTGAAAAGGAAGACGAACCGCATGTTATCGAAGCAAAAGTAGAAGAGTTGGCTGCGATAATATCGCAGTCGAAGCACTTGATTTGCTACACTGGCGCAGGAATCAGCACATCCGCTTTAATACCAGATTACCGTGGCAGTAAAGGAATTTGGACACTGTTGCAGAAAGGCGAAGATATTGGCGAACATGATTTATCAGCAGCAAATCCCACATACACTCATATGGCACTCTATGAATTACATCGACGCCGACTTTTACGTTACGTTGTTTCGCAAAACTGCGATGGGCTGCATTTGCGGTCCGGCTTACCGCGAGCTTCTTTATCTGAAATACACGGTAACATGTACATGGAGGTATGTAAACATTGTAAATCCGGTCCGGCGGTATATTGGCGACTATTCGACACCACAGAAATTACGGCGCGTTATTGCCACAAAACAAATCGCCTTTGTCACCACTGTTCGGAACCGCTCTATGATACTATTGTGCATTTCGGTGAGCGCGGAAACCTTAAATGGCCTTTAAATTGGGCAGGCGCTTGCCATCATGCGGAGAAAGCCGATGtcatattgtgtttgggatctAGCTTAAAGGTGCTAAAAAAATACACATGGTTGTGGCAAATGGATCGCCCAGCGAAACAACGTGCAAAGATATGTATTGTCAATTTGCAATGGACACCAAAAGATAGTATTgcggcaataaaaattaatggaaaatgcGATCGCGTCATGGAAATGTTAATGCGTGCACTCAATATAACTGTGCCGATATACACCAAGGAGAAGGATCCAATTTTTTCGCACGCTTCACTGCTCATGCCCGAAGAGCTGCACACATTAACACAGCCTCTGCTAAAGCGCGGTGGTGAAGATGTCGATAAGGATACTGAGACAGCCGAAGATGAGCATGACACATGTACTAGTGCGACTGAGGAAACCTTGGACTCGATTATGTCTGGCGACAGTGGTGCAGATTTGCCAATAGGCAAAGGACCACGGATACGAACGCCTTTAAAAAATAGTACGCGCATAAAAACCAATCTTGAATTGAAATACAAGATACCGCGCATGGAAATTGCAAGTGAAGCGCAGAGTTGTGAAGACGATGGTAGAAGCGAAAGGAGCGACAACAGTTTTAAGGAAGTAACGAGAAAAGGCGTAAGAAATGAAACGAAAATCAAAAGCGAACAGCGAGTGGATAAGCCTAATGCAGACGGAATACGTATTAGTATAAAAGAGGAATGTGGTCCTTACACAAATATTTCGGGGCAGGTTGAGCAAATGGACATAACTGAAAGTCATTGTGCGAACATGCCGGAAGAAAAACGACTTAAGGTCGAGTGTATTAAGGAGGAGGAAATGCAGAAAACTTATAGTGAGCTAAAATGGGAGAACACTAAGACAGAAGCTATTGCAACTAGTCCTATAAAAGCTGAGTCTAACAACTATACTTTAAAAACCTTCTCTGATTTAAATCTGCCATTAACAGCATCTGTGGATACGGTTACGACGATTGAGTCTAAAATTAAATTGGAAATGATTTCTAACGATTATATTGCAACAATGCCGAGTATGGAGTCAACTCCCATACAGCCTAGAGCGAAAATAGTGTTGAGCTCAAATTTGCCCAGCGAAAATATACCTTCGAACACAAACGACTGCAAGGATGTTTTAACCAATCTAAACTCTCTTAAAAcagaaattgatgaagtgaaaattgaaaatatagtCGAGATTAAATCCGAAATTCCCATTGGAATGCCTGCTCTGGTGCCCATTAGGCAAACTTTATTATCGACTCAAAAGACACCCAATGCGGAGGTGAAGCCTAAAGTTGACCAAAATGATACATTCAACAGTGATTCACATAGAACGCTGGAGGCCATTGATAATGTTGTTAATTCCGATGAAGATGAGTCGAGTTGTGAGAATGTTGTTGCGCAAATGGATATACTGAAATTGGCAAAAAAGAGGACAATGAATGGGAGCAACAATGGTGCGCAACGCTACTGGCTATTGCGAAAATTGCCCTGCTGGTACGACGTCAAGTACGCTTATTCAGGTTTGCATAGTATTGTGTATCCGCCACCAGCTGATTTGAATATTTGGAACTATCAAGTAATACCAATATTTTCCATGAATCGTGCTGCAGCCGAATGCGAATTCTGCTTTGATAATTATGCCGAATTTGAGTGTCAATTCTATCGGAAATGGCATCTCAATGAACGCAAACACAAGAAACGCGCACGCAACGGGCGCTTTGTAGTGTGCGAATGCTGTTCATATTCCGATCAAGACGATGATGATTACGATGAGAATATCTCGTTAGCACATATAGCAGCAGCTGAGACGGCAAAGCGACAAATGCAGTTAAGTAACACTTTTCCGCGCAAATTGGCGCGCACGCAAGCGGGCTGGTACGGCAAGGGCTATAGGAAAGCGAGGCGACGTAAATAA
- the LOC129252992 gene encoding cullin-5, with product MLKVSTGQGKGLRSFEEVWPEKRLIVLKLLNQETVSQLEWQELFYGVHLVCLWDEKGAAKIYDCLRADIVEFIVHAQRKVQSQRGEHALLTTYIIEWRKFFTQSNYLPLPFRQLEQSLQFKVLASSASTSASSSSAASTSANAASVSASGGASTSAAAAAASSSSTSGGSSSSKKNSTDDSIVRKLMLDSWNENIFRDIKDRLQESAMKIVHAERNGDAYDAQLVIGVRESYVNLCSNPDDKLQIYRENFEAAYLKATAAFYRLKTTEQQQANGVLAFMRYADAKLREEEARAKRYLEPSSYGVLAQTCVKVLVGDHMNTIIAECAALIKEYETEKLNLMFRLLDRVQDGVEPMLRDLESHIVTAGLADMLSASDIITQDSEKYVERLLELFNKFSSLVKYAFNDDPRFLTARDKAFKTVVNDTSVFKLELPTGLTNRGVKSIAPESKCPELLANYCDMLLRRTPLSKKLTSEQIDARLRDVLLVLKYVNNKDVFMRYHKVHLTRRLILSTSADSEKEEDIVEWLREAGMPADYVNRLGRMFQDIKLSEDLNTQFRNCTGRHDAINIKILNAGAWARCSERVSVSLPLELEDYIPDVEEFYKKNFCGRKLQWYHHMSNGTITFVNNFGRYDLDVTTFQMAVLFAWNQRPHDKISYENLRLATELPDPELRRTLWSLVAFPKLKKQILLMEPSTMTTPKDFSENTLFSVNQEFAVVKNGKSQRRGKMNMIGRLQLSTERSQQEDNQSIVQLRILRTQEAIIKIMKMRKRLNNATLQAELIDILKNMFLPSKKMIKEQLEWLIEHKYMRRDDDDINTFIYVA from the exons atgttAAAA GTTTCTACTGGACAGGGCAAAGGACTACGCTCCtttgaagaagtatggcccgaaAAACGCCTAATAGTGCTGAAGTTATTAAATCAGGAAACTGTTTCACAATTAGAATGGCAGGAATTGTTTTATGGGGTGCATTTGGTGTGCCTGTGGGATGAGAAAGGTGCCGCAAAAATATACGACTGCTTGCGAGCAGATATTGTTGAATTTATAGTACATGCTCAACGTAAAGTTCAATCACAACGCGGCGAGCACGCGCTTCTCACTACATACATTATTGAGTGGCGCAAATTCTTCACACAATCCAATTACCTGCCGCTGCCTTTTCGTCAACTGGAGCAGTCACTGCAATTTAAGGTGCTCGCTTCATCTGCGTCAACATCAGCATCCAGTTCCTCTGCAGCCAGCACAAGTGCCAACGCTGCGTCGGTTTCGGCGTCAGGTGGCGCCTCCACATCTGCGGCTGCCGCGGCAGCCTCCTCATCATCGACTTCTGGTGGCAGCAGTAGTAGCAAAAAGAATTCCACTGATGATTCTATTGTACGCAAACTAATGCTTGACTCGTGGAATGAGAATATATTTCGTGATATAAAAGATCGCCTACAggaatctgccatgaaaattGTGCATGCCGAACGAAATGGAGATGCTTACGACGCACAACTTGTAATTGGGGTGCGTGAAAGCTATGTGAACTTATGTTCGAATCCAGACGACAAACTCCAAATCTAccgcgaaaattttgaagcagCCTACTTAAAAGCAACTGCAGCTTTCTATCGCCTTAAAACAACGGAACAACAGCAAGCAAATGGTGTGCTAGCTTTTATGAGATATGCGGATGCCAAATTGCGTGAGGAAGAGGCTCGTGCGAAACGTTATCTTGAACCGAGCAGCTACGGTGTGCTCGCACAGACCTGCGTCAAAGTCTTAGTTGGCGatcatatgaatacaattattgcCGAGTGTGCAGCGCTCATAAAAGAATACGAAACAGAAAAGTTAAATCTCATGTTCCGACTATTAGATCGTGTACAAGACGGTGTTGAACCAATGTTGCGCGATTTGGAAAGTCACATTGTTACTGCTGGCTTAGCGGATATGCTATCTGCTTCCGATATAATCACACAAGACTCCGAAAAGTATGTGGAGCGGCTACTCGAGCTATTCAATAAATTCAGTTCATTGGTGAAATACGCCTTCAACGATGATCCACGCTTTTTGACGGCGCGTGACAAGGCTTTCAAAACTGTGGTGAATGACACGAGTGTATTTAAG TTAGAACTACCCACTGGCCTAACAAACCGCGGTGTCAAGTCCATCGCCCCGGAGAGCAAATGTCCTGAACTTTTAGCCAACTATTGTGACATGCTGCTGCGACGCACGCCGTTAAGTAAGAAACTGACTAGCGAACAAATCGACGCGCGATTACGGGATGTGCTACTCGTGCTGAAATATGTTAACAATAAGGATGTATTTATGCGCTACCACAAGGTGCATTTGACAAGAAG GCTAATACTTAGTACCAGCGCAGATAGTGAGAAGGAAGAAGATATTGTGGAATGGCTACGCGAGGCTGGTATGCCAGCTGATTACGTGAACCGCTTAGGGCGTATGTTCCAAGACATTAAG CTCAGCGAAGATTTAAATACTCAATTCCGCAATTGCACTGGACGTCACGAtgctattaatataaaaatactcaATGCCGGTGCCTGGGCACGTTGTTCTGAACGTGTTTCGGTGAGTTTGCCACTAGAATTGGAGGATTACATTCCAGATGTGGAggaattttataagaaaaacttttgCGGTCGCAAATTGCAATGGTATCATCATATGAGCAATGGTACAATAACCTTTGTAAATAATTTCGGTCGTTACGACTTGGATGTAACCACTTTTCAAATGGCTGTGCTATTTGCATGGAATCAGCGGCCGCATGATAAAATCTCCTACGAGAATCTGCGTTTAGCGACCGAGTTGCCAG ATCCCGAACTCAGACGCACGCTCTGGTCGTTAGTGGCATTTCCAAAGctgaaaaagcaaattttactcaTGGAACCCTCAACGATGACAACTCCAAAAGACTTTTCAGAAAATACTTTATTTAGTGTCAATCAGGAATTTGCTGTGGTGAAAAATGGCAAATCACAACGAAGAGGAAAG ATGAATATGATTGGCCGCTTGCAACTGAGTACCGAACGATCCCAACAGGAGGACAATCAATCGATTGTGCAATTGCGTATTTTGCGCACCCAAGAGGCCATtatcaaaattatgaaaatgcgcAAACGCTTGAATAATGCAACATTGCAGGCCGAATTGATCGATATACTTAAGAATATGTTCTTGCCATCAAAGAAAATGATTAAGGAGCAACTAGAATGGCTAATCGAGCACAAGTATATGCGtcgtgatgatgatgatatcaatacatttatttatgtggCTTAA